One genomic region from Mytilus trossulus isolate FHL-02 chromosome 9, PNRI_Mtr1.1.1.hap1, whole genome shotgun sequence encodes:
- the LOC134682924 gene encoding DC-STAMP domain-containing protein 2-like: MYKVIFTYPASTDTDINLCVGDTVSNVEDVGNGWSMGHNRSTGKTGTFPTNFIVRKLSFKDKVKRMSMAKKMTDELVLMSKNKSESTETLVPRNKAKIPDDILQKRLSHVPGHSNIIGVRLPKLVPKPVKSFGKNFVNSSRGDHRIVKGIFGIFGGFIACGILFVLLRYSYEYSLQISCYITLGFSLPICAALAVSTHMRCIFLLMVPNLFTGKGRTVFMSIIFALLLAGPVVNIVYNAEQASQSMACTQELIYNQTSILRGQLEEPIRLIERRIYEGLVKLRNIANSIKNTIAPVTDAVKAFANGLNAAKNALENAAKECSNGINTAQSKCETGINNAKSECEKALKSVDPTKDIINFGKDVANTGESIGNGLRRLFGKKRKRRRAITKEEKNAIELAKQLIGQESPLQRYDIYLKSKNTEMITNNTRLHKQHSLKRSKRGVLHKICVVLDIDDVCKVVQVANVLVCKPIKFISTVIEGANTAVNSVLNEIISFFYFDFDGDISANGNINSSKTAAQIISQVKDDIQSRTKWILTVSGIVSNILVITLLLLFLKSIFYLKKFLSKDRYDNIYISKAFKTYDQQCKAQGKPSVLPLKRKECRNYADTRSPWLSSKEIDHAKTGITKIGIHLLIATVIIFFDYVLYFVLMLIDRYGNLNIKIGGNSYLNVSVEGSGFISAFLRAFLSTIELDSDFGVEFNLTTCIPTPSKPDDNNIYKFSFLYFFAFVFLIMQAYGLRLRRKIVTFFYPERDIERIKYLYEKIRHQRKSLLNWLTQHVISRNKQFHMENRITFRGWMEYRCPIFAKYFCPCLPKYNRCISCENKEDGRIRFHQCDKCQSNYCEECFGDMKYICLICNAKSNMSKR; encoded by the exons ATGTATAAAGTCATATTTACATACCCGGCCTCCACGGATACAGACATAAACCTTTGTGTGGGAGATACTGTATCAAACGTTGAAGATGTTGGTAACGGCTGGTCAATGGGACATAATAGGTCCACTGGTAAAACTGGCACATTTCCAACTAATTTCATTGTTAGGAAATTGTCATTCAAAGACAAGGTCAAAAGAATGTCAATGGCAAAAAAGATGACTGACGAATTAGTCCTCATGTCCAAAAACAAGAGTGAAAGTACAGAAACTTTGGTTCCACGAAACAAGGCCAAAATTCCTGATGATATCTTACAAAAAAGACTTTCTCATGTTCCTGGACATTCAAATATCATAGGTGTCAGACTTCCTAAACTGGTTCCAAAGCCAGTCAAATCCTTTGGAAAGAACTTTGTCAACAGCAGCCGTGGAGATCACAGGATCGTAAAAGGTATCTTTGGGATATTTGGAGGTTTTATTGCCTGTGGAATCCTGTTTGTTCTCTTGAGATACAGTTATGAGTATTCTCTACAAATCTCTTGCTACATAACACTAGGATTTTCCCTCCCTATATGTGCAGCATTAGCCGTGTCTACACACATGAGATGTATCTTTTTACTAATGGTTCCCAACTTGTTCACTGGAAAGGGACGGACTGTATTCATGTCCATTATATTCGCCCTGTTACTTGCTGGTCCTGTAGTAAACATTGTCTACAATGCAGAGCAAGCATCGCAATCAATGGCCTGCACCCAGGAACTGATCTATAACCAGACTTCCATTCTTAGAGGTCAACTAGAAGAACCAATCAGATTAATAGAGAGGAGAATTTATGAAGGCCTTGTCAAACTGAGGAACATTGcaaattctatcaaaaatacTATAGCACCAGTTACTGATGCAGTAAAGGCTTTTGCTAATGGTCTCAATGCAGCTAAAAATGCACTAGAAAATGCAGCAAAG GAATGTAGTAATGGTATTAATACTGCCCAGTCTAAATGTGAGACAGGAATAAACAATGCTAAATCTGAGTGTGAAAAAGCTCTCAAATCTGTTGACCCTACAAAGGATATTATCAACTTTGGGAAAGATGTAGCCAATACTGGGGAATCAATAGGAAATGGTTTGCGTAGATTGTTtgggaaaaaaaggaaaagaaggAGAGCTATTACAAAGGAAGAGAAAAATGCAATAGAGTTAGCTAAACAGTTGATTGGGCAAGAATCACCCTTACAAAGATATGATATCTATCTAAAATCTAAGAATACTGAGATGATAACCAATAACACCCGACTGCATAAACAGCATTCACTGAAAAG GTCAAAAAGAGGTGTTTTGCATAAGATATGTGTGGTTCTTGACATTGATGATGTTTGTAAAGTTGTCCAAGTAGCCAATGTACTTGTCTGTAAGCCTATAAAATTCATATCCACTGTCATAGAAGGTGCAAATACTGCAGTTAATTCTGTCCTTAATGAAATCATCTCCttcttttattttgactttgatGGAGATATTAGTGCAAATGGGAATATCAATTCCTCAAAAACAGCAGCACAAATCATATCCCAAGTTAAAGATGACATACAGTCTAGAACTAAATGGATTCTAACAGTATCTGGTATAGTCAGTAACATTCTCGTCATCACTCTATTGTTATTATTTCTAAAGTCAATCTTCTATCTTAAGAAGTTTCTCAGTAAGGATCGCTATGACAATATCTACATTTCAAAGGCTTTTAAGACTTACGACCAGCAATGCAAGGCACAGGGAAAACCATCAGTTTTACCGCTGAAGAGAAAAGAATGCAGAAACTACGCTGACACTCGGTCACCATGGCTATCATCGAAAGAAATAGATCATGCTAAAACTGGTATTACTAAAATTGGAATTCATCTCTTGATAGCAACTGTAATCATTTTCTTTGACTATGTTCTTTATTTTGTTCTGATGCTTATTGATCGCTATGGTAATCTGAATATAAAAATCGGTGGCAACAGTTACCTGAATGTATCAGTAGAGGGCAGTGGATTTATTTCAGCATTTTTAAGAGCTTTCCTAAGCACTATCGAATTGGATTCAGACTTTGGAGTAGAGTTTAACCTAACAACTTGTATCCCAACTCCCAGTAAACCAGATGACAATAATATCTACAAgtttagttttctttatttctttgcATTTGTGTTCCTTATAATGCAGGCTTATGGTTTACGTTTACGAAGGAAAATTGTCACATTCTTCTATCCAGAGCGAGATATTGAGAGGATAAAATATCTTTATGAGAAAATACGACACCAGAGAAAATCTCTGTTGAATTGGTTGACCCAGCATGTCATATCTCGGAACAAGCAATTCCATATGGAAAATCGTATAACTTTCCGTGGATGGATGGAATACCGATGTCCCATATTTGCTAAATATTTCTGCCCTTGTCTACCTAAATATAACAGATGTATCAGCTGTGAAAATAAGGAAGATGGGAGAATTCGCTTCCATCAATGTGATAAATGTCAATCTAATTACTGTGAGGAATGTTTTGGAGATATGAAATACATTTGTCTCATTTGTAATGCTAaatcaaacatgtcaaaaaggTGA
- the LOC134682923 gene encoding DC-STAMP domain-containing protein 2-like produces MTHVEKKAGKSNLRFKETKAEDPPSYNDALRFPDKLFKSDRHTFTCLKAIFGIFCGFFTGGLLFVLLIYSFGFALDIAGYISIGVTALACLGLALSVHVRCIVVLMIPSLFTGRGRVAILAVIFGLLLSGPIKNISINTSEVSRSMACSTELFQNQSHTLRQQLNVPLEQITNALDKHAKDIKEIGKQIDRAIKPIYDALVAVKNGIEKVSNALDTASQECDRMMNKVYDDCRRELNKAYSKCRETLRKALRWVPGLDITAVCNILNIQKVCFILKPSFVCSPVKAIDKAAEKLADFAVKLVKDIDKWFQFNVIKKSESGQVYNATKTAKEFIAEIEKALTDKKITFTYIVEIMSKLLALSLLLLLTQSFFYLKNYLAKDEFDNIYITSQFKGYDSETREKGQQGVLPLQKKEKKLYTDSTSFMMSPKERSQSLMGISQLLLHVLLSALIVFLNYVLFYILFLVNRYGQVNVDVTGKSKINLKVKGGQMAAFINSFINDINIENTYEASYNTSACLPSPTPPDATDIPVLCSAYAAALLLVLLQAYGARYNRKICAFYYPEQEMERITFLQKKILYNRKGRHTFIKQHVTSMKNQKVAEQRMSVKQLLSAICPCFEVEKTDLKFCMYCGANQGSSHTLQECKNTNCKSTYCSECFNDCGHSCPICRK; encoded by the exons ATGACACATGTGGAAAAAAAAGCAGGAAAATCAAATCTTCGATTTAAAGAGACAAAGGCTGAAGACCCACCCTCATACAACGATGCCCTTAGATTTCCTGACAAACTATTCAAAAGTGACCGCCATACATTTACCTGCCTAAAGGCTATATTTGGTATCTTCTGTGGATTTTTTACTGGTGGATTACTGTTTGTTCTGCTAATCTACAGTTTTGGTTTTGCCTTGGATATAGCTGGGTATATATCTATTGGAGTGACAGCCCTAGCGTGTCTAGGTCTAGCACTATCTGTCCATGTTCGCTGTATCGTGGTATTGATGATTCCTAGTCTATTTACTGGAAGAGGAAGGGTAGCCATTTTGGCAGTTATATTTGGACTCCTATTATCAGGACCAATCAAAAACATCTCTATAAATACTTCAGAAGTATCAAGAAGTATGGCCTGTAGTACTGAACTCTTTCAGAATCAGTCGCACACTCTCAGACAGCAGTTAAATGTACCACTAGAGCAAATTACAAATGCTCTGGACAAACACGCCAAAGATATAAAGGAAATTGGAAAACAAATAGATAGAGCAATAAAACCAATTTATGATGCTCTTGTTGCTGTTAAAAATGGTATCGAGAAAGTGAGCAATGCACTGGATACAGCTTCACAG gAGTGTGACAGAATGATGAACAAAGTGTATGATGACTGTAGAAGAGAACTCAACAAGGCTTACAGTAAATGTAGGGAGACACTTAGAAAGGCTTTAAG GTGGGTTCCAGGTTTAGATATCACAGCAGTCTGTAATATCCTTAATATACAAAAGGTCTGTTTTATACTCAAACCATCTTTTGTATGTTCACCAGTCAAAGCAATTGATAAGGCAGCTGAGAAACTTGCGGATTTTGCTGTCAAACTGGTCAAAGATATCGATAAATGGTTTCAATTCAACGTTATCAAGAAGTCTGAGAGTGGCCAGGTGTATAATGCTACCAAAACAGCTAAAGAATTCATTGCTGAGATTGAGAAAGCTCTGACCGACAAGAAAATAACATTTACTTACATCGTGGAAATTATGAGCAAACTTTTAGCACTTTCCCTACTGTTGCTCCTAAcccaatcatttttttatttgaaaaattatctgGCCAAGGATGAATTTGATAACATTTACATTACTTCACAGTTTAAGGGTTATGATTCTGAAACACGAGAGAAAGGACAACAGGGCGTGTTACCTCTTCAAAAGAAGGAAAAGAAACTATACACAGATAGTACATCCTTCATGATGTCTCCAAAAGAAAGAAGTCAGAGTTTGATGGGCATATCTCAGCTCCTCCTACACGTATTACTGAGTGCTCTCATTGTGTTCCTTAATTACGTACTGTTCTATATATTGTTCCTTGTGAACAGGTATGGCCAGGTGAATGTAGATGTCactggaaaaagtaaaataaacctAAAGGTCAAAGGAGGACAAATGGCTGCCTtcataaacagttttataaatgaCATTAACATTGAAAACACATACGAGGCTAGTTATAATACATCCGCATGCCTGCCAAGTCCTACGCCTCCTGATGCTACGGACATTCCAGTTCTTTGTTCAGCTTATGCAGCTGCTCTACTCCTGGTTTTACTGCAAGCTTATGGAGCAAGATACAATCGTAAAATATGTGCCTTCTACTATCCTGAACAGGAAATGGAACGTATCACTTTTCTGCAGAAGAAAATCCTTTACAACCGCAAGGGAAGGCACACATTCATTAAACAACATGTTACTTCAATGAAGAATCAAAAAGTTGCTGAGCAGAGAATGTCTGTGAAACAACTGTTATCTGCAATATGTCCCTGCTTTGAAGTGGAAAAAACAGATCTAAAATTCTGTATGTACTGTGGAGCTAACCAAGGGTCCAGTCATACATTACAGGAATGTAAAAACACAAACTGCAAATCAACTTATTGTTCTGAATGTTTTAATGATTGTGGACATAGTTGTCCTATCTGTagaaaataa